Proteins encoded in a region of the Coffea eugenioides isolate CCC68of chromosome 4, Ceug_1.0, whole genome shotgun sequence genome:
- the LOC113768737 gene encoding uncharacterized protein LOC113768737 isoform X2: MKRLLKLTWLRLRNLVKIPQPVRISLRDKAIAVAGRVSVVKVRDSMQKKKDSVLHLPSLVVGVGIAAGVGVLLTFLAKNRAQALVGNTVRQPRFKER, from the exons ATGAAAAGGCTGCTGAAATTGACATGGCTGCGGTTGCGTAATCTAGTAAAG ATACCTCAGCCAGTTCGAATATCATTACGGGATAAAGCAATAGCAGTCGCAGGGAGAGTTTCTGTAGTCAAAGTTCGAGACTCTATGCAG AAGAAGAAAGATTCAGTTCTTCATTTGCCTTCCTTAGTTGTTGGAGTAGGAATAGCTGCTGGCGTTGGAGTACTGTTGACTTTTCTGGCAAAAAATCGGGCTCAAGCTTTGGTAGGGAATACAGTGAGACAACCGAGATTCAAGGAAAGGTAG
- the LOC113768737 gene encoding uncharacterized protein LOC113768737 isoform X1, translating to MKRLLKLTWLRLRNLVKIPQPVRISLRDKAIAVAGRVSVVKVRDSMQVCCPVCTEAISSPLDSDVKMILAVHLSLWHAEDVNLQWDIMQKKKDSVLHLPSLVVGVGIAAGVGVLLTFLAKNRAQALVGNTVRQPRFKER from the exons ATGAAAAGGCTGCTGAAATTGACATGGCTGCGGTTGCGTAATCTAGTAAAG ATACCTCAGCCAGTTCGAATATCATTACGGGATAAAGCAATAGCAGTCGCAGGGAGAGTTTCTGTAGTCAAAGTTCGAGACTCTATGCAGGTTTGTTGTCCTGTATGCACAGAAGCGATTTCCTCTCCACTTGACTCTGACGTGAAAATGATACTAGCAGTGCACTTGAGTTTATGGCATGCTGAGGATGTTAACTTGCAATGGGACATTATGCAGAAGAAGAAAGATTCAGTTCTTCATTTGCCTTCCTTAGTTGTTGGAGTAGGAATAGCTGCTGGCGTTGGAGTACTGTTGACTTTTCTGGCAAAAAATCGGGCTCAAGCTTTGGTAGGGAATACAGTGAGACAACCGAGATTCAAGGAAAGGTAG